In the Methanococcoides sp. LMO-2 genome, one interval contains:
- a CDS encoding FAD-dependent oxidoreductase — MEDVTKYDVAILGGGAAGMATATHVRRCRDLSVIVVSKDSHVSYSECGIPFKLAGKVQEFDDLIVRTPDFFDRMGIDILLETEATEIDLSEKMIKLENRKIAFDRLVIATGGTHRIPSHLQQFLDLEGVFTLQTLSDGMKIEAALLSAENVVIIGAGAIGVEVAAGTTKRGIPTTLINRSPNILSRMLDADMSEIVRDYLASIGVNLITGEIPENIEGTERAEHVVLSKEKIPADVVIISTGIVPETELAKKAGIDIGELGGLIVNDQLRARIGNDFSSEIFAGGDCCEVTDIVTSKKSLMQLAPVARRMATVIADNICGKGTTLGPVLGPSVYVAGDLLIGSVGITSRKAEADDISIVTGYAKGVTHSTIFPDSSNIHIKLLFRERYLVGAQVIGKTGVKERIDSLAFMIKKSTTVDEMLTMETCYAPPVGTVVDPLFYAVKDAHSNIGKEKDE; from the coding sequence ATGGAAGATGTTACAAAATACGATGTTGCCATCCTCGGAGGAGGGGCAGCCGGAATGGCAACCGCCACACATGTGAGACGATGCCGTGACCTTTCTGTTATCGTTGTCTCAAAGGACAGTCATGTATCCTACAGCGAATGCGGGATACCTTTCAAGCTGGCAGGTAAAGTGCAGGAGTTCGACGACCTTATTGTAAGAACCCCGGATTTCTTTGACAGGATGGGGATAGATATCCTGCTGGAAACAGAGGCCACTGAGATAGACCTTTCCGAAAAGATGATCAAACTGGAGAACAGAAAGATCGCTTTTGACAGACTTGTCATAGCTACCGGCGGAACCCATCGTATTCCCTCCCATCTTCAGCAGTTCCTTGACCTGGAAGGGGTCTTCACCCTGCAGACACTTTCCGACGGTATGAAAATAGAAGCTGCACTCCTGTCCGCCGAAAATGTGGTCATCATCGGTGCCGGCGCCATCGGAGTGGAGGTTGCCGCAGGAACAACAAAACGAGGCATACCTACAACACTTATCAACCGCAGTCCTAACATCCTTTCGCGCATGCTCGATGCTGACATGTCGGAGATAGTCAGGGATTACCTTGCCTCCATAGGTGTCAACCTTATCACAGGAGAGATCCCGGAAAACATTGAAGGAACGGAAAGGGCTGAACATGTGGTCCTTTCAAAAGAGAAGATCCCTGCAGATGTTGTTATTATCAGTACGGGTATAGTTCCTGAAACAGAACTTGCAAAGAAGGCAGGTATTGATATCGGAGAACTGGGCGGACTGATCGTCAATGACCAGCTCCGGGCCAGAATAGGTAATGACTTCTCATCTGAGATCTTCGCCGGCGGTGACTGTTGTGAAGTTACAGATATTGTCACATCAAAGAAGAGCCTGATGCAGCTTGCCCCAGTGGCAAGACGCATGGCCACCGTAATAGCAGATAATATATGTGGCAAAGGTACAACATTGGGACCTGTCCTTGGGCCCAGTGTCTATGTTGCAGGGGATCTCCTGATCGGTTCTGTGGGAATCACTTCCAGGAAGGCGGAAGCAGATGACATCAGCATCGTTACAGGTTATGCCAAAGGAGTAACACATTCGACAATCTTTCCGGACAGCAGTAACATCCATATCAAGCTCCTTTTCAGAGAACGATATCTTGTGGGTGCACAGGTCATAGGAAAGACCGGGGTCAAGGAAAGGATCGACAGCCTTGCATTCATGATAAAGAAAAGCACAACCGTAGACGAGATGCTCACAATGGAAACCTGTTATGCACCACCTGTGGGAACTGTTGTGGACCCGCTTTTCTATGCTGTAAAGGATGCCCACAGTAACATTGGGAAGGAGAAAGATGAATGA
- the dnaG gene encoding DNA primase DnaG, which translates to MQNTDTTKYIIHSKINADGIIERPDIVGAIFGQTEGLLGSDLDLRDLQKTGRIGRIEVSVTAKGGKTKGNIFIPSSLDRVETSILAASLETIDRVGPCTAKIEVTQVEDVRATKRKQIIDRAKYILTDMFDENLPESQEIADEVRQSVRIEEMQYYGKNKIPCGPNVFDSDAIVVVEGRADVLNLLRYGIKNTICVGGTNVPPEVAELTKKKTVTAFTDGDRGGKLIIKELLQVADIDYVARAPDGKSVEDLVQREIVRSLRQKVPVEQVLDSYSIKGEKPSKQEKPAKAGRIARLPKRKERVVGELSRPSGSAQKIEKKAPRSEAEPKQEREAKPVKQTRQAKPAKLSPQARRFKPHSDELIGTLGARLLDSKDKVVEETAVRDLVNTLKETGDDIKSVVFDGVVTQRILDIASDKGIENLIGVKKGNIAKSPAAVNVLTASDF; encoded by the coding sequence ATGCAAAATACTGATACAACTAAATATATCATTCATTCAAAGATCAATGCTGACGGGATAATCGAGCGCCCGGATATAGTAGGAGCGATCTTCGGCCAGACCGAGGGTCTGCTGGGATCAGACCTTGACCTTCGTGACCTGCAGAAAACAGGCCGTATCGGTCGTATTGAGGTCTCAGTCACTGCAAAGGGCGGTAAGACCAAAGGTAATATCTTCATACCATCAAGCCTTGACAGGGTCGAGACATCAATACTTGCTGCTTCCCTTGAGACCATCGACAGGGTGGGACCATGCACTGCAAAGATCGAGGTAACACAGGTCGAGGATGTGCGTGCAACCAAGAGGAAACAGATCATCGACCGTGCAAAGTACATACTTACCGACATGTTCGACGAGAACCTTCCTGAATCACAGGAGATCGCAGACGAGGTTCGCCAGTCAGTACGTATCGAGGAGATGCAGTACTATGGTAAGAACAAGATACCATGCGGTCCTAATGTTTTCGATTCCGATGCTATTGTAGTCGTAGAGGGCAGGGCAGATGTGCTTAACCTCCTGAGATACGGTATCAAGAACACTATCTGTGTTGGCGGTACCAACGTTCCTCCAGAGGTTGCCGAACTTACAAAGAAGAAGACTGTAACCGCATTCACCGATGGTGACCGCGGAGGAAAGCTCATCATCAAGGAGCTTTTGCAGGTCGCAGATATTGATTATGTTGCACGTGCACCAGATGGAAAGAGCGTGGAAGACCTTGTCCAGAGGGAGATCGTACGTTCTCTCAGGCAGAAGGTACCTGTGGAGCAGGTCCTTGACAGCTACAGCATAAAGGGAGAGAAGCCATCCAAGCAGGAAAAGCCGGCCAAGGCAGGAAGGATAGCCCGTCTGCCAAAACGTAAGGAAAGGGTCGTAGGCGAACTTTCAAGACCATCCGGCAGTGCCCAGAAGATAGAAAAGAAAGCTCCTCGTTCAGAGGCAGAGCCCAAACAGGAAAGAGAGGCCAAGCCTGTTAAACAGACAAGACAGGCCAAGCCTGCCAAACTGTCACCACAGGCCCGCAGGTTCAAGCCACATTCCGATGAACTTATCGGCACTCTTGGTGCCAGACTCCTGGATTCAAAGGATAAGGTAGTTGAAGAGACCGCAGTGCGCGATCTTGTGAATACCCTGAAAGAGACCGGCGATGACATTAAGAGCGTCGTCTTTGATGGCGTGGTCACACAGCGTATCCTTGACATTGCATCAGATAAAGGCATCGAGAACCTTATCGGTGTGAAGAAAGGGAATATCGCAAAAAGCCCGGCAGCTGTTAATGTACTGACAGCTTCAGATTTCTGA
- a CDS encoding UPF0058 family protein: protein MHKDELIQLHTLLAQIKRHLETQDIDHDFTEYQSLAISPVHIHRSKAEHKHAIFVLGNHLASIIAEDELSGIGRTSARMEEFAKRTSRNTAAKNN from the coding sequence ATGCACAAAGATGAATTGATTCAATTGCATACATTGCTGGCTCAAATAAAGAGGCATCTGGAAACTCAGGACATTGATCATGATTTCACAGAATATCAATCGCTTGCCATAAGCCCTGTGCACATCCATCGAAGCAAGGCCGAACACAAACATGCTATATTCGTACTTGGTAATCACCTCGCTTCAATAATAGCCGAAGATGAGCTTTCAGGTATTGGCAGGACCTCCGCCAGAATGGAAGAATTTGCAAAACGTACCAGCAGGAACACTGCCGCAAAAAACAATTAA
- the rimI gene encoding ribosomal protein S18-alanine N-acetyltransferase — MIIRKFEPCDFEGVLNIEMEAFTEHNPFVYMNFYEMNNEGFFVASINNLIVGFVMGYQSDVNEGRIFSLAVKKEYQGMKIGSQLMATILNVFLQQGLRSATLEVRVSNNIARKLYSDLGFIECWVEQGYYSDGENGIIMKKQLSPLYRISNLPDVSLKIPVIPDSAIRMPHRF, encoded by the coding sequence ATGATCATCAGAAAGTTCGAACCCTGTGATTTTGAAGGCGTTCTGAACATTGAAATGGAAGCTTTTACAGAACACAATCCCTTTGTCTATATGAACTTCTATGAGATGAACAATGAAGGGTTCTTTGTCGCCTCAATAAACAACCTGATAGTGGGTTTCGTTATGGGCTATCAGTCTGATGTTAACGAGGGACGGATATTTTCACTGGCGGTTAAGAAAGAGTATCAAGGAATGAAAATCGGAAGCCAGCTCATGGCGACGATACTGAACGTTTTCCTTCAGCAGGGACTGAGATCTGCTACCCTTGAGGTCAGGGTCAGCAACAATATAGCAAGAAAGCTATATAGTGATCTGGGCTTCATCGAGTGCTGGGTGGAACAGGGATACTATTCAGACGGAGAGAACGGCATCATTATGAAGAAGCAGCTTTCTCCTTTGTACCGGATCAGCAATTTACCGGACGTATCCTTAAAGATACCCGTTATACCTGATAGCGCAATCAGGATGCCCCACAGATTTTAA
- the arcS gene encoding archaeosine synthase subunit alpha, which translates to MTSYFEVEQRDGAARIGKILLSTPVRTPYIIDTASLKDREGPVSDAGSMWELSTEEAMENIKKIREVSGDDVIIILPHQNLAPDVPDDVAEKIAKKTEVECEGPVGRIYRHGQDVKKADLYVMEGAGAFDGNARKFLERIIEIRENAAPDTALYVPNLCTPANAAMLIYLGADIVDNTRAIVSGYNDVYLTTSGNYFTDSMTELPCRCDACAPITLEELKAMPKAERADILTRHNCNMLEAEIALARERIRSGNLREYVEGQCRTEPWLAALLRLADDQYDYMEEHAPLARSNQLLATTSESMTRAEIVRFARRVQERYTPPESDILVLLPCSAKKPYSISNSHAKFIRSLGKNRRYVHEVIITSPLGIVPREIEITYPAAHYDTVVTGYWDAEEIKWVSSCLSEYLSKNKYSHIIAHVEEAYREICEIVSKELGIEIIYTSTGNVSSRESLDNLKNTLSDIVANGEFRQNKPRSDLMRAIADYQFGPGAGKLLVPEKSKIKAPFPKHQVFSDKKQIATLIPQYGTLALTIDGTRLLAESDSFEGYTVTIDDFLPRGSLLAPGVIAADENIRPGDEVLVTGSKAIGVGRAMMSGKEMVASTRGIAVDLRHIKKADKVKD; encoded by the coding sequence ATGACATCATATTTTGAGGTAGAACAACGGGATGGTGCTGCCCGTATTGGAAAAATTCTCCTTTCAACACCTGTAAGGACTCCATACATAATTGATACGGCATCACTTAAAGACCGGGAAGGCCCTGTGTCAGATGCCGGTTCCATGTGGGAGCTTTCCACGGAAGAGGCCATGGAGAACATAAAGAAGATACGGGAAGTTTCCGGCGACGACGTCATCATCATCCTGCCACACCAGAACCTGGCACCCGATGTGCCTGATGATGTGGCGGAGAAGATCGCAAAGAAGACCGAAGTTGAATGCGAAGGTCCTGTGGGACGCATCTACCGACACGGCCAGGATGTAAAGAAAGCTGACCTTTACGTTATGGAAGGTGCAGGTGCCTTCGATGGTAATGCAAGGAAGTTCCTGGAAAGGATCATCGAAATACGGGAGAACGCGGCACCTGATACTGCCCTCTATGTCCCGAACCTCTGCACCCCTGCAAATGCTGCCATGCTCATCTACCTTGGTGCCGATATCGTGGACAACACCCGCGCCATTGTGTCAGGTTACAATGATGTTTATCTTACCACATCAGGAAACTACTTTACAGACTCCATGACCGAACTTCCATGCAGGTGTGATGCCTGTGCCCCGATCACGCTGGAAGAACTCAAGGCAATGCCAAAAGCAGAACGTGCAGACATATTAACAAGACACAACTGCAACATGCTCGAGGCAGAGATAGCACTTGCAAGGGAAAGGATACGCTCAGGCAACCTGCGTGAATATGTCGAAGGCCAGTGCCGCACAGAACCCTGGCTTGCAGCTCTCCTGAGGCTTGCTGATGACCAGTATGACTACATGGAAGAACATGCGCCCCTTGCCCGCTCCAACCAGTTGCTGGCAACCACTTCCGAATCAATGACAAGAGCTGAGATTGTCCGTTTTGCCAGGAGGGTGCAGGAAAGATACACGCCTCCGGAAAGCGACATTCTTGTCCTGCTGCCCTGCTCTGCCAAAAAACCATATTCGATCTCCAACTCCCATGCAAAGTTCATAAGGTCACTCGGAAAGAACCGCAGATACGTCCACGAAGTGATTATCACATCCCCACTTGGCATTGTCCCAAGGGAGATAGAGATCACATATCCGGCAGCCCATTATGATACCGTTGTGACCGGATACTGGGATGCAGAAGAGATCAAGTGGGTATCCTCATGTCTCTCTGAATACCTTTCAAAGAACAAATATTCACACATCATAGCCCATGTGGAAGAAGCTTACAGGGAGATCTGTGAGATAGTCTCAAAGGAACTTGGAATTGAGATCATCTACACGAGCACAGGCAATGTATCCTCCCGTGAATCCCTTGATAACCTGAAGAACACACTGTCAGACATCGTTGCAAACGGGGAGTTCAGGCAGAACAAGCCAAGAAGCGACCTTATGCGCGCCATTGCGGACTACCAGTTCGGCCCTGGTGCAGGAAAGTTGCTTGTTCCTGAAAAGTCAAAGATAAAGGCACCATTCCCCAAGCACCAGGTCTTCAGCGATAAGAAACAGATAGCCACCCTTATTCCTCAATACGGAACACTGGCACTTACCATCGATGGAACCCGCCTGCTTGCTGAATCAGACAGTTTCGAAGGCTACACCGTGACCATCGATGACTTCCTCCCCAGAGGATCATTGCTTGCACCTGGTGTCATTGCAGCTGATGAGAACATAAGACCCGGGGACGAAGTGCTTGTGACCGGTAGCAAAGCAATTGGTGTAGGTCGTGCCATGATGAGCGGAAAGGAAATGGTCGCCTCCACTAGAGGTATAGCCGTCGACCTGCGGCACATAAAAAAGGCTGATAAAGTTAAGGATTGA
- a CDS encoding FAD-binding oxidoreductase — translation MLKEQLERIVGENNVSTRSSELYCYSFDASQVKGKADAVVRPQNTGQVADIVRLAAELGLPVIARGAGSGLCGGAVPVNGGIVLDMFSMDRIVDIDIDNLQVTVEPGVVHEKLNQALSPYGFFFPPDPGSTAMCTIGGLMANNGSGMRCVKYGTTRNYVLDLEVVMADGKVVRTGSRTLKTASGYDLTDLMIGSEGTLGIITQAILRLHPLPRARSVILASFETTTLAGRAVVKILSAGIIPSACEILDSTAIETLRRYDSSVELPDAGAILLIEVDGMENAVKEEAETVGQVCSELASEIRVASTADESARLWKARRLVGAAISRIDPKRSRVYVGEDIGVPIKELPGMLEYVRSLSEEFAIPIMTYGHIGDGNLHTGMTMDMLDEKGMETVNTVADRIYRHAIKLGGTVSAEHGVGKARESYMELEHPTSMVVMRTIKKALDPQGILNPGKMGL, via the coding sequence ATGCTCAAAGAACAGCTGGAAAGGATCGTAGGGGAGAATAATGTCTCAACAAGGTCCTCAGAGCTTTATTGTTATTCTTTTGATGCCTCCCAGGTAAAAGGGAAAGCTGATGCCGTTGTTCGTCCTCAGAACACTGGGCAGGTGGCAGATATTGTCAGGCTGGCGGCGGAACTTGGACTGCCTGTGATCGCAAGAGGTGCGGGTTCGGGCCTTTGCGGAGGAGCTGTTCCCGTCAATGGGGGCATTGTGCTCGATATGTTTTCCATGGACCGTATTGTTGACATCGATATTGATAATCTTCAGGTGACCGTGGAGCCGGGAGTAGTGCATGAGAAACTGAACCAGGCACTATCCCCCTATGGTTTCTTCTTCCCGCCGGACCCCGGAAGCACTGCCATGTGTACCATTGGCGGGCTCATGGCGAACAACGGAAGTGGCATGCGCTGCGTAAAATACGGGACCACAAGGAACTATGTGCTTGACCTTGAGGTGGTCATGGCAGACGGCAAAGTGGTTCGTACAGGTTCAAGAACGCTCAAGACCGCATCAGGATATGACCTGACAGACCTTATGATCGGTTCTGAAGGAACACTCGGAATAATCACCCAGGCGATTCTCAGGCTGCATCCGCTTCCCAGGGCACGAAGTGTGATCCTGGCTTCCTTTGAAACCACAACCCTTGCCGGCAGGGCAGTGGTGAAGATACTTTCAGCAGGGATCATTCCCTCTGCATGTGAGATCCTTGACAGCACTGCAATCGAGACCTTAAGAAGATATGATTCTAGTGTGGAGCTTCCTGATGCAGGAGCCATACTGCTGATAGAGGTGGACGGGATGGAGAATGCTGTGAAGGAAGAGGCTGAGACTGTGGGACAGGTATGTTCTGAACTGGCTTCTGAGATAAGGGTCGCTTCAACTGCAGATGAGAGTGCTCGTTTGTGGAAGGCTCGCAGGCTCGTGGGTGCTGCCATATCCAGGATCGATCCGAAACGCTCCCGTGTATATGTGGGAGAGGACATTGGGGTTCCTATCAAGGAGCTTCCCGGAATGCTTGAATACGTCCGCTCGCTTTCAGAGGAGTTCGCTATCCCGATAATGACATACGGGCACATCGGTGACGGTAACCTCCACACCGGCATGACCATGGATATGCTGGATGAGAAGGGAATGGAGACCGTCAATACTGTGGCTGACAGGATATACAGGCATGCCATCAAGCTTGGCGGTACGGTGAGTGCCGAACATGGCGTTGGAAAGGCACGCGAGAGTTACATGGAGCTGGAACACCCCACATCGATGGTCGTGATGAGGACGATCAAGAAGGCGCTTGATCCCCAGGGGATACTGAATCCGGGTAAAATGGGGCTGTGA
- a CDS encoding (Fe-S)-binding protein: MEEEQLRSILKCVRCGTCRSVCPIFEELGWESYSTRGRMMIAKGISEGMDLDESIIDCINTCTTCGICEEMCPAGASPPDVFERIRHDIVEMGKETKAQKELRENTLSTGNPMKEKGSRLGWLREMRDIPDHAGNVYFVGCLGYYRYQETVLKTYDLISGLDVTVLADEVCCGSPLLRTGSDAGELIEHNVRQMESAGVHTIIASCAGCYNVLKNEYPERFRVVHITEFLAENLDKLELNRLDVTATYHDPCHLGRANRIFDAPRELISAVCELKEMKTSRENARCCGGGGGVRKGYPELSRALTEKRVEEVPEGVDYIVTCCPLCRTNMEPFSKVPVIDLLDLLAMAGKVDKE; encoded by the coding sequence ATGGAAGAAGAGCAGTTAAGGTCAATACTCAAATGTGTGCGTTGTGGAACGTGCCGCTCGGTCTGTCCGATATTTGAAGAGCTCGGCTGGGAATCATATAGTACCAGGGGCCGCATGATGATCGCAAAGGGGATCTCTGAGGGCATGGACCTTGATGAGAGCATAATTGATTGTATCAATACCTGTACCACCTGCGGTATCTGCGAAGAGATGTGCCCTGCAGGAGCAAGTCCACCCGACGTCTTTGAAAGGATACGGCATGATATTGTAGAAATGGGTAAGGAAACAAAGGCCCAGAAGGAACTACGCGAGAACACGCTTTCCACAGGTAACCCGATGAAGGAGAAGGGTTCCAGACTTGGCTGGCTCAGGGAGATGCGCGATATTCCTGATCATGCCGGGAATGTGTACTTTGTTGGTTGCCTTGGATATTATCGTTATCAAGAAACGGTTCTTAAGACCTATGACCTGATCAGCGGGCTTGATGTTACAGTACTTGCTGACGAGGTATGTTGCGGCTCCCCACTCCTGCGAACAGGGTCGGATGCAGGTGAGCTGATAGAACACAATGTCAGGCAGATGGAATCGGCAGGTGTACACACCATAATAGCAAGTTGTGCAGGCTGTTACAATGTCCTGAAAAATGAATATCCTGAAAGGTTCAGGGTTGTTCATATTACGGAATTTCTGGCGGAGAACCTGGACAAATTAGAGCTTAACAGGCTTGATGTTACTGCAACCTATCATGACCCCTGCCACCTTGGAAGGGCGAACAGGATATTTGATGCTCCGAGAGAGCTCATCTCTGCTGTCTGTGAGCTTAAGGAAATGAAGACCTCCAGAGAGAATGCAAGATGCTGTGGTGGTGGCGGAGGTGTCCGAAAAGGATACCCTGAGCTCTCAAGGGCACTAACTGAAAAAAGAGTCGAAGAGGTTCCTGAAGGCGTGGATTACATTGTAACGTGCTGCCCGCTATGTCGCACAAATATGGAACCATTCTCTAAGGTTCCGGTGATCGATCTTCTGGACCTTCTGGCAATGGCCGGAAAAGTGGACAAAGAGTAA
- a CDS encoding sensor histidine kinase codes for MNQKERSRILLIGNEDADIDTMGSVLISDYDVSRSYSGKEGLAKAIDEGTDLILLDNKIADIAAHEMCRTLKSDERTKRVPIVIVTGTDERAEKIKSLEEGADDFINRPANGLELSTRVRALLKIKRLQDKVIKERNQACQYLDVIGSIIMILDRDARITFANIKTCNLLGWKKEELIGKSLTDFFPEDTKETQEKELFRILEGKLETPEYQELPLLTRNSDGTTEKRLVLWHDVILKDEEGEPIGIIRSGEDNTERMNTEKDLADANEKLRLSHKMKDEFLANINHELRTPLISIKGFSELLYNERLGELNEHQKKTMKTVVRNSERLRHLIESLFYVSDMQNETIRYTFSLMDLKDIMENVISDMQTDIEHKKIKFKKEIPAKLPIVKGNNKYIESVMAHLLDNAIKFTPAGGNVSLSASEDKGVVHIIVEDTGPGIPNDILSQFCTDLPEGSTGENICCTNRDYGLVICKKIINAHKGEMGIDSGKDSGTEIHVRLPVYEENGKI; via the coding sequence ATGAACCAGAAAGAAAGGTCAAGAATACTCCTCATCGGCAACGAGGATGCCGATATCGATACCATGGGATCCGTTCTTATCTCTGACTATGACGTTTCCAGATCATATTCAGGTAAGGAAGGGCTTGCAAAGGCCATTGATGAGGGAACAGACCTTATCCTGCTCGATAACAAGATCGCAGATATTGCTGCTCATGAGATGTGCAGGACATTGAAGAGCGACGAAAGGACAAAACGTGTCCCAATAGTTATTGTCACCGGTACCGATGAGAGGGCTGAGAAAATAAAGAGCCTTGAAGAAGGAGCTGATGATTTCATTAACAGGCCTGCAAACGGTCTTGAGCTCTCCACCCGTGTGAGAGCTTTGCTGAAGATCAAGCGCCTGCAGGACAAGGTTATCAAAGAGCGTAACCAGGCCTGCCAGTACCTTGACGTTATCGGCTCTATCATAATGATCCTTGACAGGGATGCCAGGATCACCTTTGCCAATATCAAGACCTGTAACCTTCTGGGATGGAAGAAAGAGGAACTTATAGGAAAAAGCCTGACAGATTTCTTCCCTGAAGATACAAAAGAAACACAGGAAAAGGAACTGTTCCGGATACTGGAAGGCAAACTGGAAACCCCTGAATACCAGGAACTTCCGCTACTGACAAGGAACAGCGATGGAACTACAGAAAAAAGGCTTGTCCTCTGGCATGATGTGATCCTCAAGGATGAAGAAGGAGAACCCATTGGAATAATCCGTTCAGGAGAAGACAATACTGAAAGGATGAACACGGAAAAGGATCTCGCAGATGCAAATGAAAAACTTCGTCTCTCCCATAAGATGAAAGATGAGTTCCTGGCAAACATCAACCACGAACTCAGGACTCCTCTGATATCGATAAAAGGATTTAGCGAACTTCTTTACAATGAGCGTCTGGGTGAATTGAACGAACATCAGAAGAAGACCATGAAAACGGTTGTCCGCAACTCGGAGCGTCTTCGTCATCTGATCGAATCCCTGTTCTATGTCAGCGACATGCAGAACGAGACCATAAGGTACACGTTCAGCCTGATGGACCTGAAGGATATCATGGAGAACGTTATCAGCGACATGCAAACAGACATCGAGCACAAAAAGATCAAGTTCAAAAAAGAGATACCTGCCAAATTGCCAATAGTCAAAGGCAACAACAAATATATCGAATCCGTTATGGCACACCTGCTTGACAATGCCATAAAGTTCACTCCTGCAGGAGGAAACGTATCGCTGTCAGCCTCTGAGGACAAAGGGGTCGTGCATATCATTGTAGAGGACACTGGCCCGGGGATCCCCAACGACATCCTTTCACAGTTCTGTACAGACCTTCCCGAAGGTTCCACTGGAGAGAACATCTGCTGCACCAACCGGGATTATGGATTGGTCATCTGTAAGAAGATCATAAATGCACACAAAGGTGAAATGGGAATCGATTCAGGAAAAGATAGTGGGACTGAGATCCATGTTCGGTTGCCAGTATATGAGGAGAACGGGAAAATATAA